The stretch of DNA AGGCATTCGAGCGTAACGATCGCGTGAGCGACATCATCGTCGTGGTCAACGAGCGTGTCAGCAATATGGTGAACATGCTCATCGACGAAGCCGGCTATACCAAGGTGCGTGCCGTGATTCCGGGTGGCTCCGAGCGTGTGGACAGCACCCGAGCCGCGCTTGACCTGCTCAAGCAGGCAGGCATTCCCGATGGCGCGAAAATCCTCATCCACGATTCCGTGCGACCGTTCGTCGAACAGCAATCCATCGACGGTTGCATCGACAGCCTCGACCAGTTCAACGCGGCGACCGTGGCCTACGCGTCCACTGACACGATTCTGCTGACCGAAGATCTTGGAGAGCGCAAGGTGGTGCGCTCCGTGCCCGATCGTACGAACGCATTCCGTGCGCAAACCCCGCAGGCCTTCCGTTTCGGTACCATCACCAAAGCCTACGAGCTTGCCACCGCCGATCCCGACTTCCACCCGACCGACGACACTCGCGTGGTGGTGGACTATCTGCCGAACGAGCCGGTCGCCATCGTTGCCGGATCCGAAACGAATCTTAAAATCACCACGCAGGCCGACATGCCGATCGCCGAGAACATAGCGCGCAGCCTCGACCCGGAACACGCCAAACAAGAAGCGAAAGCGCGCATGCACGCGGTGTTCGCCGAAGCATTCTCACAAATGCATAAGCACTGATCGTAAACGAACCCACCTTTCGACCACGTACACTGGAACACATGCAGCAGATCAACATCGTCATCTCAGGTTTCACCCCGTACGACGGCATCGACGTGAATCCGGCCGTACTTGTTCCCGTGGCGCTCGCCGAATATTGGAATGATCCATCTCAATCCGTGGCGCTGTCCGACGATCTTCTGCAGGATGTTTCCATTAGCGTGACGACGGTGACGCTTCCGGTCAGTTTCGCCAATGCCTGGCCCATGTTGCTGAACGCCATCGAACAGGCGAATCCCGATATTGTCATCGCCACCGGTTTGAAGCGGTCCGCCCGCGGCGTGTTGCTGGAGCGATGCGCCACGAATCTGATGGACGCGGCCAAGCCTGACGCCGACAATGTGATTCCGCCTCGCCGTCCGATCAATCCAGAAGGCCCGGCAGCATATTGGACGCGCTTGCCGTTGCGTTCGATTCTGCGCGATTTCGCCAAACATGAGATTCCCGCCGCGCTGAGTTCTGATGCGGGCACGTTCGTCTGCAATTCGCTGTTCTACCATCTGCTCGACTGGTCTGCCGCGCAGGAAAAGCGTATTTTGTCGGGTTTCGTAAGCCTGCCGATCGTCAACGAGCAGTCACATCCGCAACATGGACTGTCGATCGCGCAGCAAATCGCCGCAGGTAACGATGTGATCCGCGAATCGGTGCGTTATTATCTGCAGCCATCCTCAAGTGAGATTCTGCTCGGCTGAACGGCGTCGGCGTTTCCTCGAACGATTTCTGTGCTCTCTGTGAGAATTATGCGACTGCCGTGTGCCGAACGTTTTTCCTGCGCTAAAGTTCAAGACGGATAGGCGCGGGCAAGATGCGCGATGGAAGGGAATTCGTGAAAGGAATACCATGGTTGAGCAGTTCCCAATCGTGTTGAGGGGGTACGACAAGGAAAGGGTCGATGAGGCGTTCGCTTCGGCTCAGGAGACGGTGGACCGTCTGCGTGAGCAGGTCAAGGCCGACGATCAGACCATCCTTGAACTGCAGGCACAGCTGCAGGAAGAGAAAAACAAGAAGGCCAACCCGAATTCGTTCGCATCTCTGGGCGCCAACGCGCAGCAGATGCTCGCCAGCGCGGAACAGACCAGCGCCGAGCTGCTCGACCGTGCCAAGAAAGACGCTTCCGCAGCACGCGCCACGGTGCAGCTTCAGGCCGAAACCCTGCTGAACAATGCCAAGCTCGACGCCAAGCGTATTCTCGACGAGGCCAACGCCAAGGCCGAAGCGGTGCTGTCGAAGGCCAATAATGATGCCGACACGCTGAAGTCCAACGCCCAGCGCGAAGCGGACCAGCTGCGTGGCGAAGCGCAGAAGGCCGTGGTGGCGCAACGCCAGACCGTCGATCTGGAGTTGACGAACTCCCGTGAGGAGCATGACAAGCGTCTCGCATCGGAGCGCGCCACGCAGGAGCGCGAGCTCTCCGATATGCGCGCCGAAGCCACCGAGCAGATCGCGGCGCAGCGCAAGAACGCCAATGACGAGATCAACCGCATGAAAAGCGAGACCAACGACCAGATCGAATCTGCGTTGGCCGAAGCCAACAAGAAGCTGGCCGACGTGCGTGAGCAGGTGTCCAAGATGATGACGGACGCGCAGCGCCGTGCCTCGGAAATCACGGATACCGCCAAAGCCAAGGCACAGGAGATCACCGACGAGGCTGAAGTGCATCGCACCAAGACCATCAGCCAGGTCAATGCCGAGGTGGAGCAGATCCGCGCCGACATTTCCGCCCAGCAGGATGAGGCTACGAAGAAGGTCAACGAGCTGCTCGCCGACCTGAACGAACGCCGTGAAACCGCCAAGAAGCAGTCCGACGAGCTGATCTCCGAAGCGCAGCATACACGCGATGAGGCCGAGGCATACGCTTCCGACAAGCGTGAGGCAGCCGACAAGCAGGCTGCCAGCATTCTCAAGCAGGCCACCGAAGAGGCCGACGAGCAGATCAACAAGCGTCGTGAGGCAGCCAAGAGCGAGCTTGAAGGTGTGCAGCAGCGCATCGCCGACCTGCAGACCCGTGAGGCGCAGATCACGCAGCGTGTCAGTGAACTGCGTGCCATGTTTGCCAACGCGTTCTCCGGTTTCGGCGCGAACGGCCTGTCTGTGGTCAATTCCATCGACGGCGAACAGCATGATTCCGCAGCTGAAGTTGAAACTCCGGCGGAATCGCACGACGAGAGTGGCGAAACTGTTGCGGGCGAACCGGAAGTGACTTTCGATGAGGATGTTGTCTCCGACGAACAGCAGAATAATGACGACTTTGAAGAACCGTCCGAAGACGAGCAGTCTGACCAGGGCGAGGAAGCACAGGAGGAACAGAACAATGACTGACATCACGCCGTTGAGCGCTGATGCATTGGCAACGCTGGTTGAGGATTTCGAAGCCAGCGACCACAACCGTATGGCCATGAACGCGGTCACCGCGGCGGGCATCAACAAGGTGGCGCGCAACTATGACCGCGCCCGCCTGATGCAGCGCAGATTCTCCACCATTGTCGACAATGGCACCGCCACCCATCAGGATCGTTCCGGCCGTTGCTGGCTGTTCAGCTCGCTGAACGTGGCTCGTTTCGTGGCCAAGAAGAACATGGGGCTGAAGGAATTCGAGTTCTCCCAGAACTATGCCATGTATTACGACAAGCTCGAGCGCGTCAACTACTTCCTGCAGGACGTGGCCGAACTGGTGAAGGCCGGCGAGCCGTCCGACTCCCGCCTGATCCAGCATCTGCTCGCCGATGTGATGGGCGACGGCGGTCAGTGGACCATGGCCATGAACGTGTACAAGAAGTACGGTGCCGTTCCGAAGGATCTGTTCCCGGAAACCGAATCCTCCAAGAACACCGGCGAAATGAATGTGCAATTGCGTCGCCTGCTGCATACGGCTGTCGCGCACATGTATGCCGATCCGGCTTCGATCGAATCGGTAATCGCCGAAGCGACCGCCGCCGGCCACCGCATTCTGACGATTCACTTGGGCGAGCCGCCGAAGAGCTTCGACTGGGAGTGGACCGACAAGGACGGCGAGTTCCACCGCGATGGTGAGATCACGCCTGTGGAATTCTGGCAGAAGTACGTCGGTTCCGCCGATTTGGAAAGCTACGTGTGCTTGGTCGACGATCCTCGTCAGGAGCATGCGAAGGGCAAGAAGATCGGTATCGAGCACTTGGGTAATGTGGCCGGGGGAGACCCGACCGAATATCTGAACGTGCCGAACCAGTTCATGAAGGATTGCGTGCGTCAGATTCTCGAAGAGCAGGGCATTCCAGTATGGTTCGGTGCCGACTGCCACCCGATGATGGATCGTGAAAACGGCGCTTGGGCCACTGATCTGTTCGAATACGGCAAGGTGTATGGCGTTGATTTCGACCTGAACAAGGAAGATCGCGTGCGTTTCGCCGATTCCGCAATGAACCACGCTATGGCGTTCGTCGGCGTGGACGTGGCCGAAGACGGCACGACCACCCGTCGTTGGCGCGTGGAGAACTCCTGGGGAGACAAGATCGCAGACAAGGGCTACTTCACCATGAGCGACGACTGGTTCACCGAATACGTGTACGAGGTCGCCGTGCCGAAGGCGCTGCTCCCTGCCGAATATCAGGCCGCTCTTGACGAGCCGGCCACCATGCTTCCCGCATGGGATCCGATGGGCGCTCTGGCTGACTGATACGTAAACCGACAAGCCGATTGACGAATGCCGACTGCATGGGACTTCGCAAAAAGTCCAGCATGCAGTCGGCATTCGTGTTATTCCATTTTTATCCGTTAAGGTGACTTCGGTGATTATCATCCATGCACAGTATGCATGAAGCAGGTATGCAGGTATAAGGAGGAGCAGAAGAGATGTCAGGTCTTCGCGGTCCAGATAGTTCGAGGGATGCACAATTGTTGGATAACGCTGTGTTTCCGGAGACCGTGGATGTCAATATTCGACAGTTGGACCCGATTCCCGCTCCCCGATATTTTCTGAAGGAAATCCCGCTTACCGACGAGATGAGCGATCTGGTGTTGAAGTCCCGTCAGGAAATCCGTGACGTGCTGAACGGCAAAGACGATCGTTTGCTCGTCATCGTCGGCCCCTGCTCGATTCATGATCCGAAAGCCGCACACGAATACGCCGCAAAGCTCGCGGCCGTCAAAAAAGAGCTGGAAGACCAGCTGGTCATCGTGATGCGCGTGTATTTCGAAAAGCCGCGCACCACCATCGGGTGGAAGGGACTGATCAACGATCCTGATCTCGACGGCCAGTTCAACATTCGCAAGGGCATGTGGCTTGCACGCAAGGTGCTGGCCGATGTGCTGAGCCTTGGACTCCCGGCAGCCACGGAATGGCTTGACCCGATCACCCCGCAGTACATCTGCGACCTGATCAGCTGGGGTGCGATCGGCGCTCGCAATACCGAAAGCCAAGTGCATCGCGAGCTCGCGTCGGGCATGTCGATGCCAATCGGCTTCAAGAACGCCACCGACGGTTCGATCAAGCCGGCAGCGGACTCCTGCTTCGCGGCCGCCTTCGAGCATCATTTCCTGTCCATCAATCTTGACGGACGTGTGATTTCCGCCGAAACCAAGGGCAATCCCGATTGCCACCTGGTGTTGCGCGGTTCTTCGCACGGTCCGAACTACGACACCGAATCCGTGGCGAAGGCGTTGGCCGATCTGAAGGTTTCCAAGGCTTCCGGACCGAGCGAACACGGCATCGTCATCGACGCGGCGCACGGCAACTGCGGCAAGAACGAAGTGCGCGAAGCTGAAGTGATCGAAAACATCGCATCCCGCATCGCAGCAGGCGAACAGGGAATCAGCGGTATTATGATGGAAAGCTTCCTGAAAGCCGGCAATCAGAAGCCCGCTCCGCTCGACCAGCTGGAATACGGCAAGTCCATCACCGACGCCTGCGTGCCGTGGGAACGTACCGAACAGCTGCTGCACGCGCTTGCCGAAGCGGTCGAAAGCCGTCGCAAGCTTGCCGAATAATCGCAAATAAGCGTAAATAATCGTCAATAGAAAAACCGTGCGAAAACCGCGTAATCTGCGTAATCGCACGGTTTTTGCATTGTGATTGCTATTCTTGGGAAAGATAGTGATTTCCAAGGAGAGCAGTGAGATGCAGCAGCAGCTGAACACGCCTGAAGAGCTTCGTGCCATCCGTCAGGCCATGGATGAAGGTAAGAATCCGCTGGTGGTTACGGATGTGCCGCGATGGGAAGATCAGGTTGGCATCAGCCGCATCGTGAACCGCCGAGTGCTTGAATTTGAGGTGCTTCCCACACCGGCGCAAGTGTTGGGCGATCTGCCGCTCAGCGATCAGGCTCAGGAAATCGTTGCCTATTCTCGAGATGAGATTCGCGCCTGCCTATATGGTCAGGATGATCGATTGCTGGTGATTGTAGGCCCATGTTCCGTGCATGATCCTGCTGCAGCGCTCGATTACGCCCGTCGTTTAGCCGCGTTGAAAGACGAGTTGGGCGGCGAATTGCTGATTGTGATGCGCGTGTATTTCGAAAAGCCGCGTACCACAGTCGGTTGGAAGGGTCTAATTAACGATCCCGACATCGATGGCAGCTGCAATATCAAGAAGGGTTTGCTGTTAGCCCGCCGTACACTGCTTGGCGTATTGGACGCCGGTTTGGCTGCGGCCACGGAATTCCTGGAACCAACCAGCCCGCAGTACATTTCCGACGCGGTCAGCTGGGGTGCGGTCGGCGCTCGCAATACCGAAAGCCAGGTGCACCGTCAGCTCGCTTCGGGCATGTCGATGCCGATCGGCTTCAAAAACGCCACTGATGGTTCCATCAAAGCGCCGACCGATTCATGTTTTGCTTCGGCACAACAGCACACGTTCTTCGGCGTCGATCACATGGGCCGCGCGGCCGTGGTCAAAACGCTCGGCAATCCCGACTGCCACGTGGTGTTGCGCGGTTCGAGCAGAGGCCCGAACTATGACTCCGAATCCGTGGCGAACGCCATGAAGCTGATCCGTGAAAAAATGCCGGCTGAGTCCGCGGCCGCGCACGGCCTGATCGTGGACTGTTCGCATGGCAATTCCGGCAAAGACGAGCATCGTCAGGCCGAAGTGGTGCGCAATATCGCAAGTCGCATCGCCGACGGTGAAGAGGGCATCACCGGCATCATGATGGAAAGCTTCATCGAGGGTGGCAGCCAAAAACCGGCACCGCTTGCCGAGTTGACGTACGGTCAATCCATCACCGACAAATGCTTGAGCTGGCAGACCACGGAACAGCTGCTGCGCGAACTTGCGCAAGCCGTGAGCAAGCGCCGCTGGAAGTGAGCGAAGCAAAAATAAGCGAAACCAAGCGAAAAGCGTGAAGCGTGAAGCAATCGAAAGGAACGAACGCATGAGCACAATCGCCATCATTGGCGCCATGGACGAGGAAGTCGCCAATATCGCATCCGCATTGAGCGACATCACCGTAACGGAGGAAGCCGGCGTCAGCGTGACGCGAGGCACCATCGAAACCAACAAGGGCACTCGTGTCAACGTTGCGGCAACGGTCGGCGGCATGGGCACCGTCAATATCGCCGCCACCACGCAGCATCTCATCGACGCGGACCAGCCTGACGCCGTGATCTTCTCCGGCATCGCAGGCAATCTCAACACGCATCTGCACATCAACGACGTGGTGCTTGGCGGCACGTTGCGCTACCTCGACACTGACATGCGTCTCGTCGGCCAGTGGAAGCCAGGAACTGCGGACCAGCCGGTGGAGGAATTCCACTCCGACGACCGCCTGATCGAAGTTGCCGATAAGGTGCTGACCGATCTGAACGTGCATCACATTACCGGCATCATCGCCACCGGCAACTATTTCGTGGACGATCCGAAGAAAGTGGAGCAGGTGATTCGCGAAACCGGCGCGGACGCGGTCGAAATGGAAGGCGCCGCGGTGGCACATATCGCGGCACGCAACGACCTGCCCGTGCTGGTCATTCGCGCGTTGAGCGACAATGCCGACACGGATTACGTGGAATTCAAGGAATTCGACATTTCAGAATATGCCGACACTGCGGCGAAAATCGCAGTGAACATCGTCAAGCGCATGTAAGCGCAGCACGGCCTGTCCAGCGCATCGATCGCCGGACAGGCCGTCTCATATTTCGGTATGGCGAATCTCATGAAAGTGAACTGCAGGGAAACTTCCGATGGCGTGAGGGAATCGCGCACGGAAATCGCTTTCCGGAACCGCTACTGTTGAAGAAGAATGACGGATTATCGGAAGGTTAACATATGACGCTAGAGCACGTGGTGATGGCGATTGTGGTTGTCGCCGTCGCTGTGGTCGCCTTTCTTCTGGGGCGTGCCCGAGGCGTTCAGCTCGAGGAGGATGAGATCGCCCCGAACGATCCAAGCCTGTTCGGCGCGCAGAAGAACATGTCGCTATTCGGTCCGCGCGTGCCTGTGCAGTCCACGGAACGCCAGCTTATTGCCGTCATGCCGGAGGCGTTGATCGTCGTCGATTCGCTGGCGTCGGTCAAATATGTGTCCCCGGGCGCGCAGCGTTTCGGCATTGTTGAAGACCATGCGATGACGCTCGCCGAAATCCGCGATATTCTGCGATTGGTGTCGACCGACAGCGTGGTGCGTGAGCGTGAATTGTCGATTCCGTTGGACCGCTCCGCCCGTGCGGCCGCGAAGAACACCGACGGCAAGGGCATTGAGGCGGGCAAGTTCCGCCCTTCCGACACGCTGTATCTGCATGTGCGCGTCGGCCAGATTTCCGATGATCTGTTTGCGATTTTCATTTCCGATATGAGCGAGCAGCGTCGTTTTGAAATCATGCGTCGTGATTTCGTGACGAACGTTTCGCACGAATTGAAAACCCCGGCAGGTGCGATTTCTCTGCTTGCCGAAACGATTGGCGATGCTGCAGACGATCCCGATATGGTGAAGTATTTCGCTGGTCGTGTGTCCAAGGAATCCGAACGATTGACGGAATTGGTACATCGCTTGATCGACTTGCAGAAGGCGCAAAGTGCGGCTGCGGTGCTGAACGCGGAACGGCTTTCCGTACTTGCGTTGGTACGCGAGGCGATCGTCGAAAACCAAGTGAAGGCCGAATCGAAGCATATCAATCTGGTGCTTTCGTTGAATGGCAAGCAGAAGCTGGTGCACGTCGAGGGTGCCGTAAACGCTGTCGATGAGGATGATGTGTTCATCAACGCCGATCATGAAACCATCAAAACCGCGGTGAAGAATCTGGTGGAGAACGCCGTCAACTATTCTCCGGAACACACCACCGTCGCAGTCGGCGTCGGCAGTAGCGATGGCAAGGTTTCGATTCGTGTCGTCGACCAGGGCATTGGCATTCCGGAATCCTCGTTGGATCGTATTTTCGAGCGATTCTACCGTGTCGATCCCGCGCGCTCCCGCGAAACAGGGGGTACGGGATTGGGCTTGGCCATCACCAAACATTGCGTGCAGGATTGTGGAGGCACTATTGCCGTGTGGTCGCGTGAGGGGGAAGGGTCGACCTTCACCATCACCTTGCCTCAGGCGGAATCGGAGCAAGACGAGGAATCTGCGAAATCTGAAACCGTGGAAATTAGTGAATCAGAGCAGCTTCCAATCGAATAATTCAAGCAAGAACGAATAATTCAAGCAAATAACCAAACCAATCAACGTTCCAATCAACAAGAGCACAGAGGAGAAGCACTGATGACGCGAATTCTGATCGTCGAGGACGAGGAATCGTATCGAGAGCCGCTGGTCTACCAGCTCACCCGCGAAGGCTACGACGTGTCCGCCGCGGCCACCGGCGAGGAGGGGCTGGAACTGTTCACCAAAGGCGGCATCGATCTGGTGTTGCTCGATCTGATGCTGCCGGGGCTCGACGGCACCGCACTATGTCGCAGAATTCGTGAGCAAAGCCGTGTACCGATCATCATGCTCACCGCGAAAAGCGCAGAAATCGACAAGGTGGTCGGTTTGGAAATCGGCGCGGACGACTACATCACCAAGCCGTACTCGTTCCGCGAGCTGCTGGCGCGGGTGCGTGCGGTGCTGCGACGCAACCAGATGGTGGCCGACGCGACGGAATCCTCCGACGACGATATTCCGCTGATCTGCGGTGACATTTCCATGAAGATCGGCCAGCATGAGGTGATGGTGCGCGGAGAGAACGTGTTCTTCCCGCTGAAGGAATTCGAGCTTCTCGAATATCTCATGCAGAACAAGGGCCGTGTGATGACCCGCCACCAGCTGATCGACCGCATTTGGGGGTCCGATTACGTTGGCGACACCAAAACGTTGGATGTGCACGTCAAGCGTGTCCGTTCCAAAATCGAGGAGGATCCGGCGCATCCGAAATATCTGACCACCGTGCGTGGCTTGGGCTATAAAATTGACGTTCCTGCGGAATAAAGTGGAAATATCGCGATAGCTGGAAATATATAAGATAAAACACTGTGATTCCAGTAACCATCGTAAGTTGCAGAATAATTGATTATTGATTGATAACTGAATGTAAGACCGTGGTATCACGGTAGTCGCCGAAGATCGGTGAATGGAAATGACGGAAACGTCCGAAGTGTCGTAGAGTGTTCATCTTCCGTTCACCGATTTTGGTTTTGCGGGACTAAAACCACCAATAGGCTTGACAGTGTCATGAAGAACGATGGCGACAACAGAATATGAAATGTCAGAAACATACGCCATCAGAATGTTGACAGAGGGAAAAGAATAATGCGTAATTCCATTCTCGTACGCTCCATTGCAGCTGTGTCCGGCATTGTGATGCTGGCTTCTGTCGCGGCTTGCGGCGACAACACTGCTTCCAACACTGATTCTTCGGCTAGCACCGACACCAAGACCACCGAAGCCGTGTCCGGCAACTTCTCCGGCGCTGGCGCTTCCTCCCAGCAGGCTGCTGTGGAAGCCTGGATTGCCGGCTTCCAGGGCACCAACCCGGATGCCAAGGTCGCTTACAACCCGTCTGGTTCCGGCGCTGGCGTTTCCACCTTCCTGACCGGCGCCACCGCATGGGCCGGCTCCGATGCCGCCCTGTCCAATGACGAGGTCGAGCAGTCCAAGAGCGTGTGCGCTTCCGGCAACGCCTTCGACATCCCGGTCTATGTCTCCCCGATCGCAGTGGTCTTCAACCTCAACGGCATCTCCGGCAAGGGCAAGACCCTGAACATGGACGCCGACACCATCGCCAAGATCTTCGACGGCAAGATCACCAAGTGGAACGATGACGCCATCAAGCAGCAGAACCCGAAGGTTGACCTGCCTGATCTCGACATCACCGTGGTGCACCGCTCCGACAAGTCCGGCACCACCAAGAACTTCCTGAGCTACGTCAAGGATGCCGCTGGCGACGCTTGGGGCTATGAGCTCGGCGAGAACTGGCCGAACGAGGTTGGCCAGGGTGCCAAGGGCACCTCCGGCGTGATTTCCACCGTGCAGCAGGCTGACGGCACCATCGGCTACGCCGATGCCTCCCAGGCTGGCGAGCTCGGCACCGTTGCGGTGAAGGTTGGCGACAATTACGTGCCGTTCTCCGCTGAGGCCGCCGCCAAGGTTGTGGATGCCTCCCCGCTCGACGAATCCGCCACCGGCGACAACCGTGTGGTCGTCAAGCTCGACCACAACACCACCGAGGCCGGTGCCTACCCGATCGTGCTTGTCTCCTACGACATCGCCTGCCCGGC from Bifidobacterium catenulatum PV20-2 encodes:
- a CDS encoding IspD/TarI family cytidylyltransferase, with translation MSEREQMQEQKMPVVAVVLAAGFGTRFDENNPKQLVSVGDKPIVCWSIEAFERNDRVSDIIVVVNERVSNMVNMLIDEAGYTKVRAVIPGGSERVDSTRAALDLLKQAGIPDGAKILIHDSVRPFVEQQSIDGCIDSLDQFNAATVAYASTDTILLTEDLGERKVVRSVPDRTNAFRAQTPQAFRFGTITKAYELATADPDFHPTDDTRVVVDYLPNEPVAIVAGSETNLKITTQADMPIAENIARSLDPEHAKQEAKARMHAVFAEAFSQMHKH
- a CDS encoding pyroglutamyl-peptidase I yields the protein MQQINIVISGFTPYDGIDVNPAVLVPVALAEYWNDPSQSVALSDDLLQDVSISVTTVTLPVSFANAWPMLLNAIEQANPDIVIATGLKRSARGVLLERCATNLMDAAKPDADNVIPPRRPINPEGPAAYWTRLPLRSILRDFAKHEIPAALSSDAGTFVCNSLFYHLLDWSAAQEKRILSGFVSLPIVNEQSHPQHGLSIAQQIAAGNDVIRESVRYYLQPSSSEILLG
- a CDS encoding cell division protein is translated as MVEQFPIVLRGYDKERVDEAFASAQETVDRLREQVKADDQTILELQAQLQEEKNKKANPNSFASLGANAQQMLASAEQTSAELLDRAKKDASAARATVQLQAETLLNNAKLDAKRILDEANAKAEAVLSKANNDADTLKSNAQREADQLRGEAQKAVVAQRQTVDLELTNSREEHDKRLASERATQERELSDMRAEATEQIAAQRKNANDEINRMKSETNDQIESALAEANKKLADVREQVSKMMTDAQRRASEITDTAKAKAQEITDEAEVHRTKTISQVNAEVEQIRADISAQQDEATKKVNELLADLNERRETAKKQSDELISEAQHTRDEAEAYASDKREAADKQAASILKQATEEADEQINKRREAAKSELEGVQQRIADLQTREAQITQRVSELRAMFANAFSGFGANGLSVVNSIDGEQHDSAAEVETPAESHDESGETVAGEPEVTFDEDVVSDEQQNNDDFEEPSEDEQSDQGEEAQEEQNND
- a CDS encoding C1 family peptidase; translated protein: MTDITPLSADALATLVEDFEASDHNRMAMNAVTAAGINKVARNYDRARLMQRRFSTIVDNGTATHQDRSGRCWLFSSLNVARFVAKKNMGLKEFEFSQNYAMYYDKLERVNYFLQDVAELVKAGEPSDSRLIQHLLADVMGDGGQWTMAMNVYKKYGAVPKDLFPETESSKNTGEMNVQLRRLLHTAVAHMYADPASIESVIAEATAAGHRILTIHLGEPPKSFDWEWTDKDGEFHRDGEITPVEFWQKYVGSADLESYVCLVDDPRQEHAKGKKIGIEHLGNVAGGDPTEYLNVPNQFMKDCVRQILEEQGIPVWFGADCHPMMDRENGAWATDLFEYGKVYGVDFDLNKEDRVRFADSAMNHAMAFVGVDVAEDGTTTRRWRVENSWGDKIADKGYFTMSDDWFTEYVYEVAVPKALLPAEYQAALDEPATMLPAWDPMGALAD
- a CDS encoding 3-deoxy-7-phosphoheptulonate synthase; the protein is MSGLRGPDSSRDAQLLDNAVFPETVDVNIRQLDPIPAPRYFLKEIPLTDEMSDLVLKSRQEIRDVLNGKDDRLLVIVGPCSIHDPKAAHEYAAKLAAVKKELEDQLVIVMRVYFEKPRTTIGWKGLINDPDLDGQFNIRKGMWLARKVLADVLSLGLPAATEWLDPITPQYICDLISWGAIGARNTESQVHRELASGMSMPIGFKNATDGSIKPAADSCFAAAFEHHFLSINLDGRVISAETKGNPDCHLVLRGSSHGPNYDTESVAKALADLKVSKASGPSEHGIVIDAAHGNCGKNEVREAEVIENIASRIAAGEQGISGIMMESFLKAGNQKPAPLDQLEYGKSITDACVPWERTEQLLHALAEAVESRRKLAE
- a CDS encoding 3-deoxy-7-phosphoheptulonate synthase; the protein is MQQQLNTPEELRAIRQAMDEGKNPLVVTDVPRWEDQVGISRIVNRRVLEFEVLPTPAQVLGDLPLSDQAQEIVAYSRDEIRACLYGQDDRLLVIVGPCSVHDPAAALDYARRLAALKDELGGELLIVMRVYFEKPRTTVGWKGLINDPDIDGSCNIKKGLLLARRTLLGVLDAGLAAATEFLEPTSPQYISDAVSWGAVGARNTESQVHRQLASGMSMPIGFKNATDGSIKAPTDSCFASAQQHTFFGVDHMGRAAVVKTLGNPDCHVVLRGSSRGPNYDSESVANAMKLIREKMPAESAAAHGLIVDCSHGNSGKDEHRQAEVVRNIASRIADGEEGITGIMMESFIEGGSQKPAPLAELTYGQSITDKCLSWQTTEQLLRELAQAVSKRRWK
- the mtnN gene encoding 5'-methylthioadenosine/S-adenosylhomocysteine nucleosidase; the encoded protein is MSTIAIIGAMDEEVANIASALSDITVTEEAGVSVTRGTIETNKGTRVNVAATVGGMGTVNIAATTQHLIDADQPDAVIFSGIAGNLNTHLHINDVVLGGTLRYLDTDMRLVGQWKPGTADQPVEEFHSDDRLIEVADKVLTDLNVHHITGIIATGNYFVDDPKKVEQVIRETGADAVEMEGAAVAHIAARNDLPVLVIRALSDNADTDYVEFKEFDISEYADTAAKIAVNIVKRM
- a CDS encoding cell wall metabolism sensor histidine kinase WalK, translated to MTLEHVVMAIVVVAVAVVAFLLGRARGVQLEEDEIAPNDPSLFGAQKNMSLFGPRVPVQSTERQLIAVMPEALIVVDSLASVKYVSPGAQRFGIVEDHAMTLAEIRDILRLVSTDSVVRERELSIPLDRSARAAAKNTDGKGIEAGKFRPSDTLYLHVRVGQISDDLFAIFISDMSEQRRFEIMRRDFVTNVSHELKTPAGAISLLAETIGDAADDPDMVKYFAGRVSKESERLTELVHRLIDLQKAQSAAAVLNAERLSVLALVREAIVENQVKAESKHINLVLSLNGKQKLVHVEGAVNAVDEDDVFINADHETIKTAVKNLVENAVNYSPEHTTVAVGVGSSDGKVSIRVVDQGIGIPESSLDRIFERFYRVDPARSRETGGTGLGLAITKHCVQDCGGTIAVWSREGEGSTFTITLPQAESEQDEESAKSETVEISESEQLPIE
- a CDS encoding response regulator transcription factor, which translates into the protein MTRILIVEDEESYREPLVYQLTREGYDVSAAATGEEGLELFTKGGIDLVLLDLMLPGLDGTALCRRIREQSRVPIIMLTAKSAEIDKVVGLEIGADDYITKPYSFRELLARVRAVLRRNQMVADATESSDDDIPLICGDISMKIGQHEVMVRGENVFFPLKEFELLEYLMQNKGRVMTRHQLIDRIWGSDYVGDTKTLDVHVKRVRSKIEEDPAHPKYLTTVRGLGYKIDVPAE
- the pstS gene encoding phosphate ABC transporter substrate-binding protein PstS → MRNSILVRSIAAVSGIVMLASVAACGDNTASNTDSSASTDTKTTEAVSGNFSGAGASSQQAAVEAWIAGFQGTNPDAKVAYNPSGSGAGVSTFLTGATAWAGSDAALSNDEVEQSKSVCASGNAFDIPVYVSPIAVVFNLNGISGKGKTLNMDADTIAKIFDGKITKWNDDAIKQQNPKVDLPDLDITVVHRSDKSGTTKNFLSYVKDAAGDAWGYELGENWPNEVGQGAKGTSGVISTVQQADGTIGYADASQAGELGTVAVKVGDNYVPFSAEAAAKVVDASPLDESATGDNRVVVKLDHNTTEAGAYPIVLVSYDIACPAYKDANTAKFVKSWLTYVVSDEGQQTAASAAGSAPLSNTMRQKVLKSIDAIETK